A genome region from Persephonella sp. includes the following:
- a CDS encoding rhomboid family intramembrane serine protease: MIPIKDNIPTRTFPIITLLLIILNTGIYLYEATLPPQKFELFIHQYGLLPIDLIHFRFDKIFTSMFLHGSFAHLFGNMLFLWIFGNNVEDALGKFKFIVFYLLSGVGAALTQSIVSLSAGSYFIPMIGASGAISGVLAAYIKLYPEAKVLTVIPPFIFFVFVLPAWFFIGYWFFIQVLFAMIVPPNVGGVAWYAHIGGFITGWFLLDIMYRPSKAKIVHYSTLR; encoded by the coding sequence ATGATTCCTATAAAAGATAATATTCCAACCCGAACTTTCCCAATAATTACACTTTTACTTATTATCCTTAATACAGGAATTTATCTTTATGAAGCTACTTTACCACCTCAAAAGTTTGAGTTATTTATTCATCAATATGGATTACTTCCAATTGACCTAATTCATTTTAGATTTGATAAGATTTTTACCTCTATGTTTTTACATGGAAGTTTTGCACATCTATTTGGGAATATGCTCTTTTTATGGATTTTCGGTAATAATGTTGAAGACGCCCTCGGAAAATTTAAATTTATTGTTTTTTATCTTTTATCTGGTGTTGGTGCAGCTTTAACTCAATCTATAGTTAGCTTGTCTGCTGGTAGTTATTTTATTCCAATGATAGGTGCTTCCGGTGCTATAAGTGGAGTTCTCGCTGCATATATAAAACTTTATCCTGAAGCTAAAGTTTTAACTGTAATTCCTCCTTTTATATTTTTTGTCTTTGTTTTACCTGCCTGGTTTTTTATAGGATACTGGTTTTTTATTCAGGTTTTATTTGCAATGATAGTTCCTCCAAATGTGGGAGGTGTGGCATGGTATGCTCATATAGGAGGTTTTATCACCGGTTGGTTTTTACTTGATATTATGTATAGACCTTCCAAAGCAAAGATTGTGCATTACTCTACTTTACGATAG
- a CDS encoding cytochrome C oxidase subunit III — translation MASHLENTKAVDKITYMTDAVPTWWMLFWIGYILFTVAYIVFDWIPDFLGWLDVVGKGPEAADHYIWLRELMRQ, via the coding sequence ATGGCTTCACATTTAGAAAATACAAAAGCGGTAGATAAGATTACATATATGACAGATGCTGTTCCTACATGGTGGATGCTTTTCTGGATTGGATATATTCTCTTTACAGTTGCTTATATCGTTTTTGATTGGATACCTGATTTCCTTGGATGGCTTGATGTTGTAGGAAAAGGACCAGAAGCTGCAGACCACTATATTTGGCTTAGAGAGTTAATGAGACAGTAA